The Syngnathus scovelli strain Florida chromosome 13, RoL_Ssco_1.2, whole genome shotgun sequence genome has a window encoding:
- the LOC125980179 gene encoding lys-63-specific deubiquitinase BRCC36: MAVSAVHLESDAFLVCMNHALSTEKEEVMGLCIGEVEPTRVVHIHSVIILRRSDKRKDRVEISPEQLSAASTEAERLADMTGKPMRVVGWYHSHPHITVWPSHVDVRTQAMYQMLDQGFVGLIFSCFIEDKNTKTGRVLYTCFQSTQAQKGSDYERVEIPIHVVPRETIGKVCLESAVELPRILCQEEQDTYRKIHSLAHLDPVTKIHNGSVFTKNLCSQMSAVSGPLLQWLEDRLEQNKQIIAELEREKERLTQELSAH, from the coding sequence ATGGCAGTCAGTGCGGTTCATCTAGAGTCGGACGCCTTCCTGGTGTGTATGAATCACGCGTTGAGCACAGAGAAAGAAGAAGTGATGGGTTTGTGTATCGGAGAGGTAGAACCCACCAGGGTCGTCCACATTCACTCCGTCATCATCCTCCGCCGGTCGGACAAGAGGAAGGACCGGGTGGAGATCTCCCCGGAGCAGCTGTCTGCCGCCTCCACGGAAGCCGAGAGGCTGGCCGACATGACAGGCAAGCCGATGCGGGTGGTTGGCTGGTACCACTCCCATCCGCACATCACCGTGTGGCCCTCGCACGTCGACGTCCGGACTCAGGCAATGTACCAAATGCTGGATCAGGGCTTCGTGGGCCTCATCTTCTCCTGCTTCATTGAGGACAAAAACACCAAGACGGGCCGCGTTCTGTACACCTGCTTCCAGTCGACCCAGGCCCAAAAGGGTTCTGACTACGAGCGTGTGGAAATCCCGATTCACGTTGTCCCGCGCGAGACCATCGGTAAAGTGTGCCTGGAGTCGGCCGTGGAGCTCCCGCGGATTCTGTGTCAAGAGGAGCAGGATACATACCGGAAGATCCACAGCCTGGCCCACTTGGACCCTGTCACCAAGATCCACAACGGCTCTGTATTCACCAAGAACTTGTGCAGCCAGATGTCAGCAGTGAGCGGACCGCTGCTGCAGTGGCTGGAGGATCGCCTGGAGCAGAACAAGCAGATAATCGCGGAGCTGGAGCGGGAGAAGGAGAGACTGACGCAGGAGCTGAGTGCCCACTGA